One window of uncultured Trichococcus sp. genomic DNA carries:
- a CDS encoding PHB depolymerase family esterase — protein MIDTMNEVTLVSPLAGKLFLEKVEGNIAAQNTPENNIEVAAGGNRTMYVYAPASGCFDPKQTQVLMILRDEADEESAARLMASYGLDKLAEEKHLILLFPNPTELGWNYAEKEDLENDMEFLKRCFMGLASGKAGVGGFNGMIFYLATSGSASAMIFTLAAISPVDAAGIMISDFPSDYRIPAGALYAPQVAYLNGENKLAEAYLRKCNGICGMTSIADGRIAYSNSNNECIRHVVSRKEIDQEEVRFAWDYLFSETRRWRNDTFGTYQRRTTFSERGFEQHVDEVLPGLPDGSTHTWYEYVPPQLRGSHEKVPMVIYFHGIGCVPLYGAEQSGWHDIADRDNFIVVYPQPSIEKRWNVWDDDRLPSDFDFIFALIEYLEGKYAIDPTRIYLSGFSMGSMMTNALAAAYPEKFAAAAPCNAPHLGYLSTLSGMAPLIMKLNPKSNIRNLMLEPEGKESAVKRLADFKKQAFDYRMPVIQNIGLLDLEWSLTDPDGPWRKTFAYWMDYNGIADHAAGTAGPYESELIADENLYEGLDQRFLHHKWHSEDFPDTPLYELVYAKRMPHAVDLRQIEMAWEFMKQFARNEDGSLILLDERI, from the coding sequence ATGATAGATACTATGAATGAAGTTACGCTAGTCTCACCGTTGGCCGGGAAATTGTTCCTGGAAAAGGTGGAAGGGAATATCGCAGCGCAGAATACCCCTGAAAACAACATAGAGGTTGCTGCCGGGGGAAATCGGACGATGTATGTGTATGCCCCCGCGTCAGGCTGCTTCGATCCTAAGCAGACGCAGGTGCTGATGATATTGAGGGATGAGGCGGATGAGGAATCTGCAGCAAGGTTGATGGCCTCTTACGGCCTCGATAAATTGGCTGAGGAAAAACATCTGATTTTGCTGTTCCCGAATCCGACTGAGCTGGGGTGGAACTACGCAGAAAAGGAAGATCTTGAAAATGATATGGAATTCCTGAAGCGCTGTTTTATGGGGCTTGCTTCAGGGAAAGCAGGCGTTGGCGGATTCAACGGGATGATCTTCTATCTCGCAACCTCAGGATCCGCTTCCGCCATGATATTTACCTTGGCAGCCATTTCGCCTGTCGATGCTGCAGGCATCATGATCTCGGATTTCCCATCTGATTATCGTATCCCTGCCGGTGCTCTGTACGCTCCGCAAGTAGCTTATCTCAATGGCGAAAATAAATTAGCTGAAGCTTATTTACGGAAATGCAACGGCATCTGCGGGATGACCAGCATAGCGGACGGAAGGATCGCCTATTCAAACAGCAACAACGAATGCATCAGACATGTAGTTTCCAGAAAGGAGATCGATCAGGAGGAAGTCCGGTTCGCTTGGGACTATCTTTTTTCCGAAACCAGACGTTGGCGAAACGATACTTTTGGCACCTATCAGAGACGGACAACCTTCTCGGAGCGAGGTTTCGAGCAGCATGTGGACGAAGTGCTGCCTGGTTTGCCGGATGGTTCAACGCACACATGGTATGAATATGTTCCCCCGCAACTGAGGGGCAGCCATGAAAAGGTCCCGATGGTCATCTATTTCCATGGAATCGGCTGTGTGCCGCTGTACGGTGCCGAGCAGAGTGGGTGGCATGATATAGCCGACAGGGATAATTTCATTGTGGTTTATCCCCAGCCTTCGATAGAAAAAAGATGGAATGTTTGGGATGATGACCGCTTGCCGAGCGACTTTGACTTCATTTTTGCTTTGATCGAGTATCTGGAAGGGAAATATGCCATCGATCCAACCAGAATCTATCTTTCCGGCTTCTCGATGGGAAGCATGATGACGAATGCATTGGCCGCCGCGTATCCGGAAAAATTTGCCGCAGCAGCCCCGTGCAATGCACCGCATCTGGGCTATTTATCAACGCTGTCCGGGATGGCACCGCTTATCATGAAATTGAATCCCAAATCGAATATCCGCAATCTTATGTTGGAGCCGGAAGGTAAGGAATCCGCAGTGAAAAGACTGGCGGACTTCAAAAAGCAGGCATTTGATTACCGCATGCCGGTCATCCAAAATATCGGCCTGTTGGATTTGGAGTGGTCCTTGACGGATCCGGACGGGCCCTGGAGAAAAACGTTCGCTTACTGGATGGACTATAACGGCATTGCCGACCATGCGGCTGGAACTGCTGGCCCCTATGAATCAGAGCTGATCGCTGATGAAAATTTGTATGAAGGTCTGGATCAGCGTTTTTTGCATCATAAATGGCACAGCGAGGACTTTCCGGACACACCGCTTTATGAGTTGGTCTATGCGAAAAGGATGCCGCATGCTGTCGATCTGAGGCAGATTGAAATGGCGTGGGAGTTCATGAAGCAGTTTGCGAGGAACGAGGATGGCTCTTTGATTTTGTTGGATGAGCGAATTTAA
- a CDS encoding SLC13 family permease, translating to MTLQMILALGILILMIVMIMSDKFAFGAPPLMACLLLVVTGLSTVQEAFAGFINPSVVMVAGFMVVMAGLMKTSLISNVQSAMIALVNKGGYKSYALLLVVVMLGASLAGAGSTGYYVLILSLVSTIPYNKKMPTSKLMMPLGFATNHPLIPFNVALFYGVTVSVLESAGYTGGLSMPRFAIVNFILALGFLAWSLVAYRLLPDHPIMQAAEDGAEVQKTEAPVMLAWKEFITIAAFIISVIGMMMMSVLGNAAFVIPGIAGAILLIIDVLDFKEVRDNMGAPVIIMMAGVIGVADALANSGFTVMIGDVVAKTLGNNINPFILILMFALLTSTSATFTGSNMGSVYIFAPIAIATSMSLGLNPVAAAAAVVVSGWNGGYMPVDGMPAMILGMGKYKLPEFWMFSVPMYLIRILALCVGAMIMFPVN from the coding sequence ATGACACTACAAATGATTCTCGCCCTTGGTATCTTAATTCTTATGATCGTAATGATCATGTCCGACAAATTTGCTTTCGGTGCACCGCCGCTTATGGCCTGTCTGCTGTTGGTAGTTACGGGTCTGTCCACTGTTCAGGAGGCTTTCGCTGGCTTCATCAACCCAAGTGTCGTCATGGTCGCCGGGTTTATGGTCGTTATGGCGGGGCTGATGAAGACTAGCCTGATCAGCAATGTTCAATCCGCTATGATCGCGCTCGTAAATAAAGGCGGTTACAAAAGTTATGCCCTTCTGTTAGTGGTTGTTATGCTTGGTGCCAGCCTTGCGGGTGCCGGTTCAACTGGTTATTATGTACTTATTCTATCTTTGGTATCCACTATCCCTTACAACAAAAAAATGCCTACATCCAAGCTGATGATGCCTTTGGGCTTTGCAACGAACCACCCTTTGATTCCTTTCAACGTCGCGCTCTTCTATGGGGTAACGGTCAGCGTACTTGAGAGTGCAGGTTATACCGGCGGGCTTTCGATGCCAAGATTTGCTATCGTGAATTTCATCCTGGCGCTTGGTTTCTTGGCTTGGAGTTTGGTTGCTTACCGTCTGCTGCCGGATCATCCGATCATGCAAGCTGCTGAAGATGGTGCGGAGGTTCAGAAAACCGAAGCGCCAGTCATGCTGGCATGGAAAGAATTCATCACTATCGCTGCCTTCATCATCAGTGTCATCGGTATGATGATGATGAGCGTACTGGGCAATGCTGCCTTTGTCATTCCTGGTATTGCCGGAGCGATCTTGCTGATCATCGACGTGCTTGACTTCAAGGAAGTCCGCGACAATATGGGTGCACCTGTAATCATTATGATGGCTGGTGTTATCGGGGTGGCTGACGCGTTGGCTAATTCTGGATTCACCGTTATGATCGGGGATGTTGTGGCGAAAACATTGGGCAACAACATCAATCCATTCATCCTTATCCTTATGTTCGCGCTTTTGACCAGTACCAGCGCTACTTTTACTGGCTCGAATATGGGTTCTGTCTATATCTTTGCGCCGATCGCTATCGCAACCAGCATGAGTTTGGGACTGAATCCTGTCGCAGCCGCAGCTGCCGTTGTCGTATCCGGATGGAACGGCGGCTACATGCCGGTCGATGGTATGCCTGCTATGATCCTGGGTATGGGTAAATACAAGCTTCCGGAATTCTGGATGTTCTCCGTACCGATGTACCTGATCCGTATTCTGGCCCTATGTGTAGGCGCAATGATTATGTTCCCTGTAAACTGA